The following proteins come from a genomic window of Mycobacterium sp. DL:
- a CDS encoding SDR family NAD(P)-dependent oxidoreductase — protein sequence MELRGKRVLITGASRGIGEALAHGFAGAGANVALVARTQSAIEALAAELGGSAHAADLADPTQVAGLISRIEDEVGPVDVLVNNAGIESTAGFVDAPDDELRRVTEVNYLAPAELCRQAVPRMLRRGGGHIVNVSSMAGCSVFPGLATYCASKAALSHFTAGLRADLRGLPIGTTLVELGPIPTDLLAKADAFEPTAKSFERLYRTRMLVKVPRETVSEKVVEAVRKGRKHVRIPRRAAAFPILSEMPRRATEIVLTGVPHQAR from the coding sequence ATGGAACTGCGGGGAAAAAGAGTCCTGATCACCGGGGCATCGCGAGGGATCGGCGAGGCGCTCGCGCACGGCTTTGCAGGCGCCGGTGCCAACGTGGCGCTCGTCGCCCGAACCCAATCCGCCATAGAAGCGCTCGCGGCCGAACTGGGCGGCTCCGCGCACGCGGCCGACCTGGCCGATCCGACGCAGGTCGCAGGCCTGATATCGCGCATCGAGGATGAAGTCGGACCGGTGGATGTGCTGGTCAACAACGCCGGGATCGAGAGCACGGCCGGCTTTGTCGATGCGCCCGACGATGAGCTGCGCCGGGTCACCGAGGTGAACTATCTCGCCCCCGCCGAACTGTGCCGCCAGGCCGTCCCGCGCATGCTTCGTCGGGGCGGCGGGCATATCGTCAACGTGTCGTCGATGGCCGGGTGCTCGGTGTTCCCCGGGCTTGCCACCTACTGCGCGTCGAAGGCGGCACTGTCTCACTTCACGGCGGGTCTGCGCGCCGACCTGCGCGGGTTGCCCATCGGCACCACCCTGGTCGAACTCGGCCCGATCCCCACCGATCTGCTCGCCAAGGCCGACGCGTTCGAGCCGACCGCCAAATCCTTTGAGCGGCTGTACCGGACACGCATGTTGGTCAAGGTGCCCCGCGAGACGGTGTCCGAGAAGGTGGTCGAGGCCGTGCGCAAGGGCCGCAAACACGTGCGGATCCCCCGGCGTGCCGCCGCCTTCCCGATCCTGTCCGAAATGCCCCGGCGGGCAACGGAGATCGTCCTCACCGGGGTCCCCCACCAAGCGAGGTAG
- a CDS encoding oligopeptide:H+ symporter → MATREQDHQRTLFGHPIGLTNLFGVELWERFSFYGMLTILGYYLYYSATDGGLGLPQSTATGIVGAYGGLVYLSTVLGAWVADRLLGMERTVFYGGVVVMLGHIALAVLPGLTGVGAGLVLVALGSGALKANASSLLGTLYDKGDPRADGGFTLFYLGINLGAFVGPLITGLLQTHVGFHYGFGAAAIGMALGLAQYVVFRRNLGEHGRHVPNPLPRSAIGKTVGVFVVVLTVVAVAIALKLVTLANLSQVTTGVIVVASIGYFAILLNSDKVTAPERVRVRAFIPLFVANAIFWSLFQQIFTVLAVYSDERMNWSIFGWVAPSSWIGSIEPVWIIVLSPLFALMWTRLGNRAPTTPRKFAYGVIGMGLAFLCFIPLAAISAVPALLVMLILGVFAVSELLLSPIGLSVTTKLAPDAFRAQMMALYFFSVGIGTSMSGVLSTYYDASREVGYFGILGAVAVVAGVVVFFIAPWISSQMEGVH, encoded by the coding sequence ATGGCTACTCGTGAGCAGGATCATCAGCGCACGCTCTTCGGTCATCCGATCGGATTGACCAACCTCTTCGGTGTCGAATTGTGGGAACGGTTCTCGTTCTACGGGATGCTCACCATCCTGGGGTATTACCTTTATTACTCGGCGACCGACGGTGGGCTCGGGCTGCCGCAGAGCACCGCGACCGGCATCGTCGGCGCCTACGGCGGACTCGTGTACCTCTCCACCGTGCTCGGTGCGTGGGTTGCCGACCGGCTTCTCGGCATGGAACGCACGGTCTTTTATGGCGGCGTCGTCGTCATGCTCGGCCACATCGCGCTGGCGGTATTGCCGGGACTGACCGGCGTCGGCGCGGGCCTCGTCTTGGTGGCGCTGGGTTCGGGTGCGTTGAAGGCCAACGCATCGTCGCTGCTGGGCACCCTCTACGACAAGGGTGATCCGCGCGCCGACGGCGGTTTCACGCTGTTCTATCTCGGCATCAACCTGGGGGCGTTCGTCGGTCCGCTGATCACCGGCCTGTTGCAGACCCACGTCGGCTTCCACTACGGGTTCGGCGCGGCCGCCATCGGGATGGCGCTGGGTCTGGCCCAGTACGTGGTGTTCCGCCGAAACCTGGGCGAACACGGCCGTCATGTCCCGAACCCGTTGCCGCGCAGCGCTATCGGCAAGACGGTCGGGGTGTTCGTCGTCGTGCTGACGGTGGTCGCGGTGGCGATCGCGCTGAAGCTGGTGACTCTGGCGAACCTGTCGCAGGTGACCACCGGTGTCATCGTCGTCGCCTCGATCGGTTACTTCGCGATCCTGCTGAACAGTGACAAGGTCACCGCCCCGGAGCGGGTGCGGGTGCGGGCCTTCATCCCGCTTTTTGTCGCGAACGCCATCTTCTGGTCGTTGTTCCAGCAGATCTTCACCGTGCTGGCGGTCTACTCCGACGAGCGGATGAACTGGTCCATCTTCGGATGGGTCGCGCCCTCGAGTTGGATCGGGTCGATCGAACCGGTGTGGATCATCGTGCTGTCACCGCTGTTCGCGCTGATGTGGACGAGGTTGGGCAACCGGGCACCCACCACGCCGCGCAAGTTCGCCTACGGCGTCATCGGCATGGGCCTGGCTTTTCTGTGCTTCATCCCGCTGGCGGCCATCAGCGCGGTACCGGCACTGCTGGTCATGCTGATCCTCGGGGTGTTCGCGGTGTCGGAACTGCTGCTCTCACCGATCGGACTGTCGGTCACCACCAAGCTGGCCCCGGACGCGTTCCGCGCGCAGATGATGGCCCTGTACTTCTTCTCGGTCGGCATCGGCACGTCGATGTCGGGGGTGCTGTCGACCTACTACGACGCGTCGCGCGAGGTCGGCTACTTCGGCATCCTGGGCGCGGTCGCTGTGGTGGCCGGTGTGGTGGTCTTCTTCATCGCGCCGTGGATCAGCAGCCAGATGGAGGGCGTGCACTGA
- a CDS encoding alpha/beta fold hydrolase, whose amino-acid sequence MSEMKFLDLHGDRVAYQDAGSGDEALLLIHGMAGSSETWRAVIPQLSKKYRVIAPDLLGHGQSAKPRSDYSLGAFAVLLRDLLDELGISGATVVGQSLGGGVAMQFAYQHRTYCRRLVLISSGGLGPDVGWTLRLLSAPGAELLLPVIAPPPVVTAGNKVRSWLSAGGIESPRGAEMWSAYTSLADSQTRQAFLKTLRSVVDYRGQSVSALNRLYLTSDMPTMVIWGDQDRIIPIEHGYALRDAQPGCRLEVLGGVGHFPHVERPFAVADLIDDFVDTTNPPPEAVDSPLTEHPAD is encoded by the coding sequence ATGAGCGAGATGAAGTTTTTGGATCTGCACGGCGATCGGGTCGCCTACCAGGACGCCGGTAGCGGCGACGAGGCGTTGTTGCTGATCCACGGCATGGCCGGTAGTTCCGAGACCTGGCGTGCGGTGATCCCCCAACTGTCGAAGAAGTACCGGGTGATCGCACCCGACCTGCTGGGACACGGTCAGTCCGCCAAACCCCGCAGCGACTACTCGCTGGGTGCGTTCGCCGTGTTGCTGCGGGACCTGCTCGACGAGTTGGGCATCTCAGGAGCCACGGTCGTCGGCCAATCGCTCGGCGGCGGCGTGGCGATGCAATTCGCCTACCAGCACCGCACCTACTGTCGGCGACTGGTTCTGATCAGCAGCGGTGGCCTCGGCCCGGACGTCGGCTGGACGCTTCGCCTGCTGTCCGCCCCGGGAGCCGAGCTGTTACTGCCGGTCATCGCGCCCCCGCCCGTGGTGACGGCGGGCAACAAAGTGCGTTCCTGGCTCTCGGCGGGAGGCATCGAATCTCCGCGCGGCGCAGAGATGTGGAGCGCCTACACCTCCCTCGCCGATTCGCAGACCCGCCAGGCCTTCCTCAAGACCCTGCGTTCGGTCGTCGACTACCGCGGACAATCGGTGAGCGCCCTGAACCGGCTGTATCTGACCTCCGATATGCCGACGATGGTCATCTGGGGTGACCAGGATCGGATCATTCCGATCGAGCACGGATACGCTCTCCGCGACGCGCAACCCGGGTGTCGGCTCGAAGTCCTCGGTGGCGTCGGCCACTTCCCCCACGTGGAACGGCCCTTTGCCGTCGCAGACCTGATCGACGACTTCGTCGACACGACGAACCCGCCCCCCGAAGCCGTCGACTCGCCGCTCACGGAGCATCCCGCCGACTGA